One genomic region from Candidatus Chlorobium masyuteum encodes:
- a CDS encoding 4Fe-4S dicluster domain-containing protein translates to MWKKKRNVIAILQAVILTGLPFLFINGQSAFRFDIATLKLHLFGSVIWMREFYLILAAALFFLLFIGLVTIIFGRVWCGWFCPQTVLLDLSERIAGKEKRRKPLQKIVLLPLSALVSITMISYFVPPAEAFRTLFSEPVITTFFLVLWLLVYLELAFLGRGFCTSICPYAMLQNVLFDKETLVIEYDATRDATCMRCDACVQVCPVGIDIKKGLSSACIACAECIDACRTMTEKRGMRPFPNYKGRIVRPKTFWLGGVTGFAAIALIVLLLCRPPVDFLVIRDNASLPPGLNRYSFTIHNNGAEKLTLELSSSDSGVTLIGEHTLQVEPFSALHGTILVKSTGKRELLHLKISGNGMVINREAGFL, encoded by the coding sequence TTGTGGAAAAAAAAGAGAAACGTTATAGCAATCCTGCAGGCGGTCATCCTGACCGGCCTGCCGTTTCTTTTCATAAACGGCCAGAGTGCCTTCCGCTTTGACATTGCGACCCTAAAGCTCCATCTTTTCGGATCAGTTATATGGATGCGGGAGTTTTATCTTATTCTTGCCGCTGCCCTCTTTTTTCTCCTCTTTATCGGCCTGGTTACCATCATTTTCGGAAGAGTCTGGTGTGGCTGGTTCTGTCCGCAAACCGTCCTGCTTGATTTGAGTGAGCGTATTGCAGGGAAAGAAAAACGACGGAAACCCTTGCAGAAAATTGTACTGCTCCCCCTCTCTGCCCTCGTGTCGATTACCATGATCAGCTACTTTGTTCCACCTGCAGAAGCATTCAGAACCCTTTTTTCAGAACCGGTCATTACCACTTTTTTCCTTGTTCTCTGGCTGCTCGTCTACCTTGAACTGGCCTTTCTCGGAAGAGGTTTCTGCACCTCAATATGCCCTTACGCCATGCTCCAGAATGTGCTTTTTGACAAGGAGACTCTTGTTATCGAGTATGATGCCACACGGGATGCGACCTGCATGAGATGCGATGCCTGCGTTCAGGTTTGCCCTGTCGGCATCGACATCAAAAAAGGGTTGAGCTCCGCCTGCATTGCCTGCGCCGAATGTATCGACGCTTGCCGGACCATGACTGAAAAGAGGGGTATGCGCCCTTTCCCGAACTATAAAGGGCGAATCGTCCGACCGAAAACATTCTGGCTCGGCGGGGTAACCGGCTTTGCCGCCATTGCCCTTATAGTGCTTCTGCTCTGCCGTCCTCCGGTTGATTTTCTTGTCATCCGTGACAATGCATCACTGCCACCGGGACTGAACCGTTACTCCTTCACTATCCATAACAACGGAGCGGAAAAACTGACGCTGGAGCTATCCTCATCTGATTCCGGTGTAACCCTTATTGGGGAGCACACCCTTCAGGTGGAGCCATTTTCAGCACTTCATGGAACTATTCTGGTCAAATCGACCGGCAAACGGGAGCTGCTCCATCTCAAAATTTCCGGTAACGGTATGGTCATCAACAGGGAGGCCGGTTTTCTATGA
- a CDS encoding c-type cytochrome gives MHDSGEPQDGHNKIPKGWLLFFFGGVIFLVGYTVSYTPAISGWSFYKEYEQEMVAASKTVKTDTVKDYAGDNDAIEDGKEIFATTCAPCHNADATGGIGPNLTAAKLKYGSARSDLYETITKGRPNGMPSFLPQIGAEKISKVIAYLETLRKP, from the coding sequence ATGCATGATTCCGGTGAGCCCCAGGATGGCCATAACAAAATCCCCAAAGGGTGGCTGCTGTTTTTTTTCGGAGGAGTTATCTTTCTCGTCGGCTACACGGTATCCTATACCCCGGCCATCTCGGGATGGTCATTCTACAAGGAGTATGAACAGGAGATGGTTGCTGCATCCAAAACGGTAAAAACGGATACGGTCAAGGATTATGCCGGGGACAACGATGCCATTGAGGATGGAAAGGAGATTTTTGCCACCACCTGTGCACCATGCCACAATGCCGATGCAACCGGAGGCATCGGCCCCAATCTTACCGCAGCAAAACTCAAATACGGCTCTGCCCGGAGCGATCTCTACGAAACGATTACCAAAGGGAGACCAAACGGGATGCCCTCTTTTCTTCCCCAGATCGGAGCCGAAAAGATCAGCAAGGTTATAGCATATCTGGAAACCCTGAGAAAACCATAA
- a CDS encoding cbb3-type cytochrome c oxidase subunit 3, whose product MNFSGIAYLIFTIALATVLAGIIFYYYNPKRKEKVEKPKQSMLDDDQ is encoded by the coding sequence ATGAATTTTTCCGGAATAGCATACCTCATTTTCACCATCGCTCTGGCTACTGTTCTTGCCGGAATAATTTTTTACTACTACAATCCGAAGCGAAAAGAGAAGGTCGAGAAACCAAAGCAGAGCATGCTTGATGACGACCAGTGA
- a CDS encoding cbb3-type cytochrome c oxidase subunit II, translated as MGITSKPVVFALLSTVVILIGTTVTVFIPLFMPSTQPVSAYIKPYTAVEQEGRDIYMREGCNNCHTQTVRPLRTEVLRYGEYSKPEEFAYDRPFLWGSRRTGPDLNRVGGKYPDSWHYTHFRSPQAMFEKSNMPPYAWLANNRLDVANSFKKTSVLGYGYSENEVQQQIDQCRSTVTNDNYPSKVSRDKVTPPELQKELTEMDALVAYIQKLGRDVKKMEANK; from the coding sequence ATGGGGATCACTTCAAAACCGGTTGTTTTCGCACTGCTTTCAACCGTTGTCATCCTGATCGGCACAACCGTAACCGTCTTTATTCCGCTCTTCATGCCCTCAACTCAGCCGGTGAGCGCCTATATCAAGCCCTACACGGCTGTTGAACAGGAGGGACGGGACATCTATATGCGTGAAGGGTGCAACAACTGCCACACCCAGACCGTCCGGCCACTCCGGACAGAGGTGCTGCGCTACGGCGAATACTCAAAACCTGAAGAGTTTGCCTATGACCGGCCATTTCTCTGGGGCTCCCGCCGCACTGGGCCTGACCTGAACAGGGTTGGAGGCAAATATCCCGATTCATGGCACTACACCCACTTCCGGAGCCCGCAAGCCATGTTTGAAAAATCAAATATGCCTCCCTATGCCTGGCTTGCAAACAACCGGCTTGACGTCGCGAACTCATTCAAAAAAACATCAGTTCTCGGTTATGGCTACTCTGAAAACGAGGTTCAGCAGCAGATCGACCAGTGCCGCTCAACGGTGACCAATGATAACTATCCATCAAAAGTGAGTCGCGACAAGGTCACTCCTCCTGAACTGCAGAAGGAGCTTACGGAGATGGATGCCCTCGTTGCCTACATCCAGAAGCTTGGACGGGATGTAAAAAAAATGGAGGCCAATAAATGA